The proteins below come from a single Roseiflexus sp. RS-1 genomic window:
- a CDS encoding NADH-quinone oxidoreductase subunit N — MTEIIIPPIDWRVAAQLSIVFGWASVLLIVALFIPRSRTRIVGYLAIVGALVAAGAGIPLWGVNAETFSGMLRLDAYSLTLNWLFLAAAAITIVVSLDYLPRQGIERSEYYILVLFATGGMMLLAQGTDLIILFLGLEMLSIVLYVLTGFAYPRNASEEAGMKYLLIGAFAGGFVVFGIALLYGATGSMNLRVIGETLTRQTMTLEERTYMLAGSALVLVGFGYKVAMAPFHMWAPDVYEGAPTPIAGLLSVGSKAAGFAALLRFLVEALAGEWQIWAPVLAALAIATLAVGNIGALTQRNVKRMLAYSSIGHAGYILFGVIAAGAPGGIAGQRGIEGVLLYLMAYTFTNLGAFGVLIALEHRGEAAWDMSDLAGLWNRRPWLAVAMAVCMLSLAGVPPTGGFWGKFYVFTAAWLAGIGWITVIGVIIAAIAAFYYLRIVAQMFMAEPVRDTPLPMDHALRAGLVLATAGVLLLGFLPTPAIDLVQRVTLAAAGSVQP; from the coding sequence ATGACAGAGATCATCATTCCGCCAATTGACTGGCGCGTGGCAGCGCAACTCAGCATTGTCTTCGGTTGGGCATCGGTGCTGCTGATCGTTGCCCTGTTCATACCGCGTTCGCGCACACGAATCGTTGGATACCTGGCGATTGTCGGGGCACTCGTCGCAGCTGGCGCTGGCATCCCGCTGTGGGGCGTCAATGCTGAGACATTCAGTGGCATGCTGCGCCTGGATGCGTACAGTCTGACGTTGAACTGGCTCTTTCTGGCCGCTGCGGCAATCACGATCGTGGTATCGCTTGACTACCTGCCGCGACAGGGGATCGAACGGAGTGAGTACTACATTCTGGTGCTGTTCGCAACCGGCGGCATGATGCTCCTGGCGCAGGGGACAGACCTGATTATCCTGTTCCTGGGGCTGGAAATGCTGTCGATTGTGCTGTATGTGCTGACCGGTTTCGCATACCCGCGCAATGCGTCGGAAGAAGCAGGCATGAAATACCTGTTGATCGGCGCGTTTGCCGGCGGCTTTGTCGTTTTCGGCATTGCGTTGCTGTACGGTGCAACCGGCAGCATGAATCTGCGGGTCATTGGCGAAACGCTCACACGCCAGACAATGACGCTCGAAGAGCGAACCTACATGCTGGCAGGGTCGGCGCTCGTTCTCGTTGGTTTTGGGTATAAGGTTGCAATGGCGCCATTCCATATGTGGGCGCCGGATGTGTACGAAGGCGCGCCGACTCCAATTGCCGGGCTGCTTTCGGTCGGCAGCAAGGCTGCCGGATTTGCGGCGCTGCTGCGCTTCCTGGTCGAGGCGCTGGCGGGCGAATGGCAGATCTGGGCGCCGGTGCTGGCGGCGCTGGCGATTGCGACGCTGGCAGTAGGGAACATCGGAGCGCTGACACAGCGCAATGTCAAGCGCATGCTGGCGTATTCGAGCATTGGGCACGCCGGATACATCCTGTTCGGCGTGATTGCTGCTGGCGCACCGGGAGGCATTGCGGGGCAGCGCGGCATTGAAGGAGTACTGTTGTATCTGATGGCATACACCTTCACGAACCTTGGCGCATTCGGCGTTCTGATTGCGCTCGAGCATCGCGGTGAAGCCGCGTGGGACATGAGCGACCTGGCGGGGTTGTGGAACCGACGCCCCTGGCTGGCGGTCGCTATGGCGGTGTGTATGCTGTCACTGGCTGGCGTTCCGCCGACAGGCGGATTCTGGGGGAAGTTCTACGTGTTCACCGCTGCATGGCTGGCGGGCATTGGCTGGATTACCGTCATTGGCGTCATTATTGCCGCCATTGCGGCATTCTACTATCTCCGCATCGTGGCGCAGATGTTTATGGCTGAACCGGTGCGCGACACTCCCCTGCCGATGGATCACGCCTTGCGCGCAGGGCTGGTT
- a CDS encoding complex I subunit 4 family protein, which yields MNVAPLLSLMIWLPALGALVVLTLPRERVAAQRSVSMSAALLALAAALGVVFFFDPARAGFQLVESVAWIPSWGISYTVSVDGISLWLVVLTAFLTPVALAASWGTIERQERAFHALVLLLASGLFGVFTAQDMLLFYVFFEFTLVPTALLIGIWGGVERRYAAIKFFAYTFTGSVFLLLGIIGLYLLHGQATGVYTFDIATILASLQLGTLQLNPAAERLMFGLFFIGFAVKTPIWPFHTWMTTAHAEAPSSGAIDIVGLLIKIGAYGLIRYTIQLFPATAAWAAPAISVLAVIGILYAAWIAYQQTDMKRLLAYASVSHLGLIVLGMFALNPQGIAGSVAHMVNSALTTGALFLVVGMLVARRGSRELKSYGGLWKSTPVLGSLTLILVLGSIGLPGLNGFVSEFAVLQGAWRSPGLGWRYALPALLGAVLAAVYLLHMYRMAFMGDAPPELAQAPDVRPRELALLVIMATPVVLFGLYPNLLFGPMQQSATQIAGGTLQYLASR from the coding sequence ATGAACGTTGCACCGCTTCTTTCCCTCATGATCTGGTTGCCAGCGCTGGGCGCGCTGGTGGTGCTGACATTGCCGCGTGAGCGTGTCGCGGCGCAACGCAGTGTGTCGATGAGCGCTGCGCTGCTGGCGCTTGCCGCCGCGCTGGGGGTCGTCTTCTTCTTTGATCCTGCGCGCGCAGGGTTTCAACTGGTCGAAAGCGTCGCGTGGATCCCATCGTGGGGCATCAGTTACACCGTTTCGGTCGATGGCATCAGTCTCTGGCTGGTGGTGTTGACTGCGTTTCTGACGCCGGTTGCGCTGGCGGCGAGTTGGGGAACAATCGAACGGCAGGAGCGCGCGTTTCATGCGCTGGTTCTGTTGCTGGCAAGCGGGCTGTTCGGCGTCTTTACGGCGCAGGACATGCTGCTGTTCTACGTGTTCTTCGAGTTCACGCTGGTTCCCACTGCGCTGCTGATCGGCATCTGGGGCGGTGTAGAACGTCGGTATGCGGCGATCAAGTTCTTCGCCTACACATTCACCGGTTCGGTCTTTCTGTTGCTGGGAATTATTGGCCTGTATCTGCTGCACGGTCAGGCGACGGGCGTCTACACCTTCGATATTGCGACGATCCTGGCGAGCCTGCAACTCGGTACGTTGCAATTGAACCCGGCTGCTGAAAGGCTCATGTTTGGGTTGTTCTTCATCGGCTTCGCGGTCAAAACCCCGATCTGGCCCTTCCACACCTGGATGACGACTGCTCACGCCGAAGCGCCTTCGTCAGGCGCAATCGATATCGTCGGGCTGCTGATCAAGATCGGCGCGTATGGTCTGATCCGCTACACTATCCAGCTCTTCCCGGCAACTGCTGCCTGGGCGGCGCCAGCAATCAGCGTGCTGGCGGTGATTGGCATTCTGTACGCTGCGTGGATTGCCTACCAGCAGACCGATATGAAACGTTTGCTGGCATATGCGTCGGTCAGTCACCTGGGATTGATCGTGCTCGGCATGTTTGCCCTGAACCCGCAGGGGATCGCCGGGTCGGTGGCGCATATGGTCAATAGCGCCCTGACAACCGGCGCACTGTTCCTGGTCGTCGGCATGCTCGTTGCACGACGCGGTTCACGCGAATTGAAGTCGTATGGCGGGTTGTGGAAATCAACGCCGGTGCTCGGCAGTTTGACATTGATACTGGTGCTCGGCTCGATCGGCCTTCCCGGCTTGAACGGCTTTGTCAGCGAATTTGCAGTGCTGCAAGGTGCGTGGCGTTCTCCCGGTCTCGGATGGCGTTATGCGCTGCCTGCGCTCCTGGGAGCGGTGCTGGCAGCGGTTTATCTGCTGCACATGTACCGGATGGCGTTTATGGGCGATGCGCCGCCGGAACTGGCGCAGGCGCCCGACGTTCGACCGCGTGAACTGGCGCTGCTGGTCATTATGGCGACGCCAGTCGTCCTGTTTGGGTTATACCCCAATCTGCTGTTTGGACCCATGCAGCAGTCGGCGACACAGATTGCCGGGGGAACGTTGCAGTATCTGGCGAGTCGTTGA
- the nuoL gene encoding NADH-quinone oxidoreductase subunit L encodes MNWIIWLIPAFPLIGFLLNALVVRRERAAGILASVMVGLSFAATIAAMVVLEGAPSGAKRLTWTLWEWIGIADFRVAFGLLFDPLTAVMALLITGVGGLIHIYSIGYMHGDVRPVRFFAFMNLFVFAMLMLVMADNLLLLFLGWEGVGLCSFLLIGHYFDRRSVPPGINPSEAAVKAFVVNRVGDAAMLAALFAIFTNFGTLSFYDNPQLSISGYLDQAIVVAGETVDLGAFGQLPLMTGITLLMLVAVAGKSAQFPLYTWLPDAMAGPTPVSALIHAATMVTSGVYLIVRNHTLFDQPASAAPWVLVIGVMTAFIGATAAVAQLDIKRVLAYSTVSQLGYMVAAVGMGAYVAGMYHLLTHGLFKALLFLAAGSVIHGIGDHQDMRRMGGLRNALPTTFRLYVIGALALSGIFPLAGFWSKDEIIAHAWFDARSPLAAIMLILTSAVTAFYMGRQIGMVFFGRPRDPTIHGHESGAAMRWTMVALAGGAVVGGLINLPGLHWLNSYLRPVLQEPEVIYTVGMGILATITTLLSAGAGYLGWKTYARDLEPRIRIGKEDPMFRYLGDLWRGMEIGWGLDWLYQRVFVRPYRAASVFLSDVVDREAIDQVLVDGTARGLARLAHGLRALQTGYIRTYALMFLFGVILVVAFFALRG; translated from the coding sequence ATGAACTGGATCATCTGGCTGATACCTGCTTTTCCTTTGATCGGCTTTCTGCTCAATGCGCTGGTTGTGCGCCGTGAGCGCGCAGCTGGCATCCTCGCCTCGGTGATGGTCGGGTTGTCGTTCGCAGCAACGATTGCAGCGATGGTCGTGCTCGAAGGCGCGCCATCCGGGGCAAAACGATTGACCTGGACGTTGTGGGAGTGGATCGGGATTGCCGATTTTCGCGTGGCGTTCGGGTTGCTGTTCGACCCGCTTACGGCGGTGATGGCGCTGTTGATCACTGGCGTCGGCGGGTTGATCCATATCTACTCGATTGGCTACATGCACGGCGATGTTCGTCCGGTACGCTTCTTCGCTTTTATGAACCTGTTCGTCTTCGCCATGCTGATGCTGGTGATGGCGGATAATCTACTGCTGCTGTTCCTTGGATGGGAAGGGGTGGGGTTATGCTCGTTCCTGCTGATCGGGCACTACTTCGACCGTCGCTCCGTGCCGCCGGGCATCAATCCCTCCGAGGCCGCCGTGAAAGCCTTTGTGGTCAATCGTGTCGGCGATGCAGCGATGCTGGCGGCGCTGTTCGCAATCTTTACCAACTTCGGCACGCTGTCGTTCTACGACAATCCGCAACTCAGTATCAGCGGCTACCTCGATCAGGCGATTGTTGTCGCTGGCGAAACGGTTGATCTTGGCGCATTCGGGCAGTTACCGTTGATGACTGGCATCACACTGCTCATGCTGGTCGCCGTTGCTGGAAAATCGGCGCAATTCCCGCTCTATACCTGGTTGCCCGATGCAATGGCCGGTCCAACGCCGGTGTCGGCGCTGATCCACGCGGCGACAATGGTGACGTCTGGCGTGTACCTGATTGTGCGCAACCATACCCTGTTCGATCAACCGGCGTCGGCAGCGCCGTGGGTGCTGGTGATCGGCGTGATGACGGCGTTCATCGGTGCGACTGCGGCTGTGGCGCAACTTGATATCAAGCGGGTGCTGGCGTACTCGACCGTCTCGCAACTCGGGTATATGGTTGCTGCTGTGGGGATGGGCGCGTATGTCGCCGGTATGTACCATCTGCTGACCCATGGATTGTTCAAGGCGCTCCTCTTCCTGGCCGCCGGTTCGGTCATCCACGGCATCGGCGATCACCAGGATATGCGGCGGATGGGCGGGTTGCGCAATGCGCTGCCGACGACCTTTCGCCTGTATGTCATCGGCGCGCTTGCGTTGAGCGGCATCTTCCCGCTCGCGGGATTCTGGAGCAAGGACGAGATCATTGCCCACGCCTGGTTTGACGCGCGGAGTCCGCTGGCAGCCATTATGCTGATCCTGACCTCAGCAGTCACTGCGTTCTACATGGGGCGTCAGATCGGCATGGTGTTCTTCGGGCGACCGCGCGACCCGACAATCCACGGGCACGAGAGCGGCGCCGCAATGCGCTGGACTATGGTGGCGCTGGCTGGCGGCGCCGTTGTCGGCGGTCTGATCAATCTTCCGGGATTGCACTGGCTGAACAGTTATCTGCGTCCGGTGCTGCAGGAACCGGAAGTGATCTACACGGTCGGGATGGGCATTCTTGCCACGATCACAACCCTGCTGAGCGCTGGCGCCGGTTATCTGGGCTGGAAAACCTATGCCCGCGATCTGGAGCCGCGCATCCGGATTGGGAAGGAAGACCCCATGTTTCGTTACCTGGGCGATCTGTGGCGCGGCATGGAGATCGGTTGGGGTCTCGACTGGCTTTACCAGCGGGTGTTTGTCCGCCCCTACCGCGCGGCATCGGTCTTTCTCAGCGACGTGGTTGATCGTGAAGCCATCGATCAGGTGCTGGTCGATGGCACGGCGCGTGGATTGGCGCGACTGGCGCACGGGTTGCGCGCATTGCAAACCGGGTATATTCGCACGTATGCGCTCATGTTCCTGTTCGGCGTCATTCTGGTTGTCGCATTCTTCGCCTTACGCGGTTAG
- the nuoK gene encoding NADH-quinone oxidoreductase subunit NuoK: MVPTSYYILLSALLFTLGVAGVLIRRNALVLFMSVELMLNSANLALVTFAMARQDIAGQIVVFFVIVVAAAEVAVGLALLVAIFRTKQTTDVDEIHSLKG; the protein is encoded by the coding sequence ATGGTGCCAACGAGTTACTACATTTTGCTCAGCGCATTGCTGTTCACCCTGGGTGTTGCGGGTGTTCTGATACGGCGCAATGCGCTGGTTCTGTTCATGTCGGTCGAGTTGATGCTGAACTCGGCAAACCTGGCGCTGGTGACATTCGCAATGGCGCGGCAAGATATCGCCGGGCAGATCGTCGTCTTCTTCGTCATCGTCGTCGCCGCTGCTGAAGTCGCCGTCGGTCTGGCGCTGCTGGTGGCGATCTTCCGAACCAAACAAACGACCGATGTGGATGAGATTCATTCATTGAAAGGCTGA
- a CDS encoding NADH-quinone oxidoreductase subunit J family protein, with protein sequence MELVIFLITAVVAIAGAVAMLLSPNAIHSAIFLLINFVAISVLYVLLYAPFLFVIQLIVYAGAIIVLFLFVVMLLGAERAEDTRERFAWQRPLGVSLAAILLGLLGYLALRNPSAGATVADQHFAAPERIAEALFTTYLLPFEITAFLLLAAIVGVVVLHMAGGARTRN encoded by the coding sequence ATGGAACTTGTTATTTTCCTGATCACGGCGGTGGTGGCAATCGCAGGGGCAGTGGCGATGCTGCTCAGCCCGAATGCGATCCACAGCGCGATCTTTCTGCTGATCAACTTTGTTGCGATTTCGGTGCTCTATGTGTTGCTGTATGCCCCATTCCTGTTCGTTATTCAGTTGATCGTTTATGCTGGCGCAATCATCGTCCTCTTTCTCTTTGTGGTGATGCTGCTCGGTGCAGAACGGGCTGAAGACACGCGCGAACGGTTCGCCTGGCAGCGCCCGCTGGGAGTGAGCCTGGCAGCGATCCTGTTGGGTCTGCTCGGATATCTTGCGCTGCGCAATCCATCCGCCGGGGCTACAGTCGCCGACCAGCACTTTGCAGCGCCGGAACGTATCGCCGAAGCGCTGTTCACGACCTACCTGCTCCCCTTCGAGATTACGGCATTCTTGCTGCTTGCAGCGATCGTCGGCGTTGTTGTGCTGCATATGGCGGGGGGGGCGAGAACCAGGAACTGA
- the nuoI gene encoding NADH-quinone oxidoreductase subunit NuoI: MIGALFKGLGTTLKYLFRKPVTVEYPEVKRPVRERFRGRHQLKRFANGMERCIGCSLCAAACPADAILVVPAENDPAAPHSPGERYAERYEINMLRCIFCGYCEDACPTNAIVLEHQYELSFYDRRSSILTKDDLLVPPDKGHGEVPPILEQLNRRPSPPAQIDL, encoded by the coding sequence ATGATCGGCGCACTTTTCAAAGGTCTGGGAACAACGCTCAAATATCTGTTTCGCAAGCCGGTCACCGTCGAGTACCCGGAAGTTAAACGACCGGTACGCGAACGGTTCCGCGGTCGGCATCAACTGAAGCGATTCGCCAATGGCATGGAGCGCTGCATCGGTTGCTCACTGTGTGCGGCAGCATGTCCGGCTGATGCTATTCTGGTTGTACCAGCGGAGAATGATCCGGCTGCGCCGCATTCGCCGGGTGAACGGTATGCGGAGCGCTACGAGATCAACATGCTGCGCTGCATTTTCTGCGGCTACTGCGAAGACGCCTGTCCAACCAATGCGATTGTTCTTGAGCATCAGTATGAACTTTCGTTCTACGACCGACGGAGTTCGATTCTGACCAAGGATGATCTCCTGGTCCCGCCCGACAAGGGGCACGGTGAGGTTCCGCCTATCCTGGAACAACTGAATCGCCGCCCCAGTCCGCCAGCGCAGATCGACCTGTAG
- the nuoH gene encoding NADH-quinone oxidoreductase subunit NuoH, translated as MTWIDLGILIIKCIVLSLAATTIFAYFTLFERRTLARLQNRVGPNRAGPGGFLQPIADAVKLFFKEDVTPLLADRWVYLVSPAFALIPAIIIWATIPVGMWPDGQGGNWLQLAEINVGVLYLLAVTSVGVYGIAIAGWASNNKYSMLGGIRASAQVISYELALGLTVLGAVMQTQSFSTAEIVERQMQMWNIVPQFLGFVVFIIAATAEVVRAPFDLVEAEQELVGGYNTEYSSMKFALFFMSEYVKLVAMNAIAVTLFLGGWQFPGLQALTQFTTQQYGAMIGNAVLGLTSLGAFLLKVLLLSFVSVWIRATLPRVRYDQLMNLGWKVLLPLALINVAITAVVNVLLPNSPTIAALIGLVAGIIVLAVAAIIGRPGKEKRTVTLVEIGAS; from the coding sequence ATGACCTGGATCGATCTCGGCATTCTGATCATCAAGTGCATTGTGCTGTCACTGGCAGCAACGACGATCTTCGCCTACTTCACGCTTTTTGAGCGGCGAACCCTCGCGCGCCTGCAAAACCGCGTCGGACCGAATCGCGCCGGACCGGGCGGCTTCCTGCAACCGATCGCCGACGCAGTGAAGCTCTTTTTCAAGGAAGATGTTACGCCATTGCTGGCAGATCGCTGGGTCTACCTGGTTTCTCCCGCGTTTGCGCTCATTCCTGCCATTATCATCTGGGCGACTATTCCGGTCGGGATGTGGCCCGATGGTCAGGGCGGCAACTGGCTGCAACTCGCGGAAATCAACGTCGGTGTGCTCTACCTCCTGGCAGTCACCTCGGTCGGCGTGTACGGCATCGCAATTGCAGGATGGGCATCGAACAACAAATACTCGATGCTCGGCGGCATCCGCGCTTCGGCACAGGTCATTTCCTACGAACTCGCGCTCGGTCTGACCGTTCTCGGCGCGGTGATGCAGACGCAAAGCTTCAGCACGGCGGAGATCGTCGAACGGCAAATGCAGATGTGGAACATCGTTCCGCAGTTCCTCGGTTTCGTCGTGTTCATCATCGCCGCTACGGCAGAGGTGGTGCGCGCGCCGTTCGACCTGGTCGAAGCCGAGCAGGAACTCGTGGGCGGGTACAACACCGAGTACAGTTCGATGAAGTTCGCGCTGTTCTTCATGTCAGAATATGTCAAACTGGTGGCGATGAATGCCATCGCAGTCACGCTCTTTCTGGGAGGCTGGCAGTTTCCTGGGCTGCAGGCGCTGACGCAGTTTACAACGCAGCAGTATGGCGCTATGATCGGCAACGCGGTGCTGGGGCTGACATCGCTCGGCGCCTTCCTGCTCAAAGTGTTGCTCCTCTCTTTCGTTTCGGTCTGGATCCGCGCCACCCTGCCGCGGGTGCGCTACGACCAGTTGATGAACCTGGGCTGGAAGGTGCTGCTGCCGCTCGCGCTGATCAACGTGGCCATAACGGCAGTGGTGAATGTGCTACTCCCCAATAGCCCGACCATCGCAGCGCTGATCGGTCTGGTTGCCGGCATTATTGTCCTGGCAGTCGCCGCAATCATCGGGAGACCGGGCAAGGAGAAACGAACGGTCACACTGGTGGAGATTGGAGCGTCATAA
- the nuoG gene encoding NADH-quinone oxidoreductase subunit NuoG: MPDVTLVIDGQTVTVPAGTNLVDAARMAGIAIPVFCYHPKLKPVGMCRMCLVEVWTPKIDPATRQVVIGEDGKPVMALMMGKLQPGCVTPVSEGMEVRTTTPQVRFAQKGQLEFLLTSHPLDCPVCDKGGECPLQNLTMQFGPSTSRFDYADKIHFEKPIPLGDLIYLDRERCILCSRCVRFQDDIAGDPVLGFDNRGRAWEIISKSDPPFDSKFSGNTTDICPVGALTTADFRFKARVWELRPTPSICPHCPVGCNISLDMRYDRLMRVMPRENEYVNEIWICDKGRFGMRFIESPERLRHPLIRKGDTLTPATWDEAIALVAEKLRTIRTHAGAAALGGLASPDLPNEDLYLFQKLFRQVLGSPNIDCCTGAPGEPDIIDLGSALGVGKGTNLASLGTGTAVLVVGADPEEEAPLYVLRLRGIVARGGDLTVINPYPTKLDRTPARIIRPRVGAEAFVALALIKAVIDEGLVADEVVTRRVQGFDDLKARLREHSVASLCDAAGVAEDTVRAAARAFAQAEHGIILYGRVALTIGADLLNALADLALLTGHIGKPNSGFIPLIPGANARGALDMGVRPGAGKKRGLNAREMWTAAREGRLRGMFIAGMDPARDNPAVAAALDALEFLVVQDIFLTETAQYADVVLPTASIAGREGTFTNAERRVQRFRQARIPEYNTPAGWDVAQRIARALLSGNGKAITPTDSTDGRTVQRPSAQTGTGAWDYVVASDVADEIAATVRGYADTTYESLGLTRKPQWGRQPNEAIFYDGTSYENTEGVGVQIAAEADNPKAVFTLQARVPSPMPADDAHPYILLAAPRAYDGRAWARDSKLLPRMVTPHLILSAADAAALEVTPGAPVRIASDAGQAVLPVQIDRHLPRGLALMPDVNGAPLSAVQTGPLTRVAITLHISEPVEMR; encoded by the coding sequence ATGCCCGATGTAACCCTGGTCATCGATGGACAGACGGTGACCGTGCCAGCCGGAACCAATCTCGTCGATGCAGCCCGTATGGCTGGCATCGCAATACCGGTGTTCTGCTACCATCCCAAACTCAAGCCGGTCGGCATGTGTCGGATGTGTCTGGTCGAAGTATGGACGCCAAAGATCGATCCGGCGACCCGCCAGGTGGTGATCGGTGAGGATGGGAAGCCGGTCATGGCATTGATGATGGGGAAACTGCAACCCGGATGCGTAACGCCGGTCAGTGAGGGCATGGAGGTGCGCACGACAACGCCGCAGGTACGGTTTGCGCAGAAGGGGCAACTGGAGTTCTTGCTGACGTCGCACCCGCTCGACTGCCCGGTGTGCGATAAGGGAGGCGAGTGCCCGCTACAAAACCTGACAATGCAGTTCGGTCCCAGCACATCGCGCTTCGACTATGCCGACAAGATCCATTTTGAGAAACCCATCCCTTTGGGCGATCTGATCTATCTTGATCGGGAGCGCTGCATTCTCTGCTCGCGGTGTGTGCGCTTTCAGGACGATATCGCCGGCGATCCGGTGCTCGGTTTCGATAACCGTGGTCGCGCCTGGGAAATTATCTCGAAATCAGATCCGCCGTTCGACTCGAAGTTTTCCGGCAATACCACCGATATCTGTCCGGTCGGCGCGTTGACCACCGCCGATTTCCGCTTCAAGGCGCGCGTGTGGGAACTACGCCCAACCCCCAGCATCTGCCCGCACTGTCCAGTCGGGTGCAATATCTCGCTCGATATGCGCTATGACCGGTTGATGCGGGTGATGCCGCGCGAGAATGAGTATGTCAATGAAATCTGGATCTGCGACAAGGGACGCTTCGGCATGCGCTTCATCGAAAGTCCGGAGCGTCTGCGGCATCCGCTGATCCGCAAGGGTGATACATTAACCCCGGCGACGTGGGACGAAGCGATCGCTCTGGTCGCCGAAAAGTTGCGCACCATTCGCACCCACGCAGGTGCGGCGGCGTTGGGCGGTCTGGCGAGTCCTGACCTGCCGAACGAAGACCTGTACCTGTTCCAGAAGTTGTTCCGCCAGGTGCTGGGTTCGCCAAACATCGATTGCTGCACCGGCGCTCCGGGAGAACCGGATATCATCGATCTCGGATCGGCGCTCGGCGTTGGCAAAGGGACAAATCTGGCGAGCCTGGGAACAGGGACAGCAGTGCTGGTGGTCGGCGCCGACCCGGAGGAAGAAGCGCCGCTCTATGTGCTGCGTCTGCGCGGAATTGTGGCGCGCGGCGGCGACCTGACGGTGATCAATCCGTATCCCACGAAACTGGATCGCACCCCGGCGCGCATCATCCGTCCGCGCGTCGGCGCTGAGGCGTTCGTCGCACTGGCGCTGATCAAGGCAGTGATCGACGAAGGATTGGTCGCTGACGAGGTTGTGACGCGACGAGTTCAGGGTTTTGACGATCTGAAGGCGCGTCTGCGCGAACACAGTGTTGCGTCACTCTGCGATGCCGCAGGGGTTGCGGAAGATACGGTTCGCGCTGCGGCGCGCGCTTTCGCCCAGGCGGAACATGGCATCATTCTGTATGGACGGGTAGCGCTGACCATCGGCGCCGATCTGCTCAATGCACTTGCCGACCTGGCGCTGCTAACCGGTCACATCGGTAAGCCGAACAGTGGCTTCATTCCGCTCATTCCCGGCGCGAATGCGCGCGGTGCGCTCGATATGGGCGTGCGTCCAGGAGCCGGAAAGAAGCGCGGCTTGAACGCGCGCGAGATGTGGACGGCAGCGCGCGAAGGTCGTCTGCGCGGAATGTTCATCGCTGGCATGGATCCGGCGCGCGACAATCCGGCGGTTGCAGCGGCGCTCGATGCGCTCGAGTTTCTGGTCGTGCAGGATATTTTTCTCACCGAAACGGCGCAATATGCCGATGTCGTTCTGCCAACCGCCTCAATCGCCGGTCGCGAGGGAACATTCACCAACGCCGAACGACGGGTGCAACGTTTCCGCCAGGCGCGTATTCCTGAATACAACACGCCGGCTGGTTGGGATGTCGCTCAGCGCATCGCGCGCGCCCTGCTGTCCGGCAATGGCAAAGCGATCACACCCACCGACTCGACCGATGGGCGGACTGTACAGCGCCCATCTGCACAAACCGGAACCGGCGCATGGGACTACGTGGTTGCCAGCGACGTGGCGGACGAAATTGCGGCAACGGTACGCGGGTACGCCGATACAACCTATGAAAGCCTGGGATTGACGCGCAAGCCGCAGTGGGGGCGTCAACCAAACGAGGCGATCTTCTACGATGGCACCTCCTACGAAAACACGGAAGGGGTCGGGGTGCAGATCGCGGCTGAAGCCGACAATCCAAAAGCCGTGTTTACGCTCCAGGCGCGTGTGCCATCGCCGATGCCGGCGGATGATGCCCATCCATACATCCTGCTGGCGGCGCCGCGCGCCTATGATGGTCGGGCGTGGGCGCGCGACTCGAAACTGCTGCCGCGGATGGTCACGCCGCATCTCATTCTGAGCGCGGCAGATGCTGCTGCGCTGGAGGTGACGCCCGGCGCGCCGGTGCGGATCGCCTCCGATGCCGGGCAGGCGGTGCTGCCGGTACAGATCGACCGTCACCTGCCGCGCGGACTGGCGCTGATGCCGGACGTCAACGGCGCACCACTTAGCGCCGTGCAAACCGGTCCGTTGACGCGCGTCGCTATCACGCTGCATATCAGTGAACCGGTGGAAATGCGATGA